The following nucleotide sequence is from Vanrija pseudolonga chromosome 4, complete sequence.
AGGGTGATATCTCCGCCAGCGTACGAcccgcgcttcttcttgttcttctccttgcggaagccgtcgccgcgcgtcaCGATGAGgtcgcgcgaggcgcgggcgCCAAAGTCGTTCGGGTTGGCGCCGTTACGGATGTGCGACTCGAAGCTGTTGTCCATCAGGCGGAAGTCGTGGAACGTCACGTTCTCCTGCTTGATGCGCTCGAAGCGCTGGCCCTGCCCGCGCGCGGGTTTGCCGTTGCTGCCGcggggcgtcgagctgcccgaagccgaggccgcgTTGAACTCTGGCGCGGGGGACGCGACGGACGAGGTGTTGgcggaagaagaagacgaggaggtaggcgccgaggacgggaccgaggacgactcgtcgaccttgcgcttcttggccggctcgtcgtcagagtcggaggacgacgaggtagacgggctgcgcgcgcgcttggcgcccaggccgagcttgggcttgtcctcctcctcggactctgatgacgaggatgacgaggacgacgaagaggaggacgaggaggaagatgacgacgacgacgagtcgctCTCGCTGTCACTGTCGCTCTCAGAGTcagagctgctcgacgagtccgagtcgctgctggagctggacgacgacgacgagctgctgctgctgctggacgaCTCCTTCGCGTTGGCGGGGTCAGGCAGCgtctcgctgctgctgctcgacgccttcttcttgccgtcaTCGgacgagtccgagtcggagtCAGAGCTGGAGTCGGAGTCGGAGCTTGAGTCAGAGCTCGAGTCAgagctgctgccgctcgagctcgagtcaGACTCGGGGAGGGGGACGTCCTTGGGCTCGGTGGGCTTGGAGACTGGGGCGTTAGCTACCTCTCGAGGGCCCTTGTAGCTCACCAGCCGCCTCCACCttcttggcgtcgtcgctctcgtcgtccgagctgctgtccgagtcgctcgagctGTCGCTGgagtcgctctcgtcgtccgagtccgagtccgagtcgctgtcgctcgagctgctgtccgagtccgagtccgagctctcgctgtcgctctcgtcgccgctgtccatgtcgacgtcgttgtcggtggcggcggcggccttggccgtcaatcccgccgccgcccaagcctTGAGCAGCTGCCCCTCAGCctcgggggcgacggcgacgccggcctccttctcAAAGGCCTTGGTCGAGCGCGTAaagccgcgcgcgacgaggtacGAGAGCACCGCGGTGTCGAGGGCTGCGGTGGCGTGAGCTGCTGTGGCACGCCGGGAGGAAGCCTACGCACCCTTGTTCTCTgccattgtgtgtgtgctcGTGTGAGGTCACTTGTTGCCCTCAAAAtgctcgccatcgacacAATAGGCATCGTGAGGGGGCTCTCAAAGTGGAGGTTGGAGTGGAAATTTCTTTATCTTGTGGGTGTTTTTGCTGTTTTATCCCATCGGGGATGGGATCTGCACGTGACTCATCACCCAGCCAGGCAAGGCACGGCCCCATCACCGGGGCCTGGTGATGCACCTCGATCCATCGGCCGTCCATGGCGGCCCGCATCCACGAAGTcttggcccgccgccgcattCAGCGTCACTCACTCAACCAACAGTGCACCCAGTCACACCACACGGTCCACAAAGCAGACACTCTGCAAGCTACTCACTCACAGAGAGCAACGCCTGCATCTTCCCCCCACATCGCATCCACATCTGTCCCTCGCGGCGTGCGCCACCGACCACTTGGGCATACCATCACCCCCCTCTCCCCAAAAGTCGGAacacccaacccccacctCCGTCGTCATGACTTTTGGCTTCTCGCACAAGCcgctcgtccagctcgccggcaGCGCAATCACCTCGTTCTACCGCAAGATCGAGGTATATGGCGCCGAGAATGTGCCCGACGAGGGCCCGATCATCTTGTGCGTATGCAGCGCTGTGGCGCCCCGGTGGTAACGCGTCGTCACGGCCCGTATATGTGCGATGGAGCTGAGCTGACGCGTCCAGCGCGTGCACCCACACCAACATGGCTATTGACGTGAGGACGAGCCTGGGAGCCCTGCTGACCTGTAGCCTGCGATCCTGTCCAACACGATCCCCCACAAGCATCGCCTCCACTACTGGGTATGTGGAGATTGTGGGGCGAGAGTTCGCGCCGCTGACATACCGCCCCAGGTCAAGGACTCGCTGTTCAAGAACCCGGCCATGAAGGCCATGCTCACGAATGCGGGCAACATCCGTGCGTTGGCCCTCTTGGCGCTGTTCACTGACCACCTGCAGCGGTCGACCGCAAGACCAAGAACAACCAGCTCTTGTTCCGCGGAACATTTGAGGGTGAGTGAGCTAAAGTCAGACACCGGGTAGCTGACCCGaccccagccctcgcccAGGACGAGTGCATCGGAGTGTTCCCAGAAGGAACATCACATACCGAGCCCCACCTCATCCCCCTCAAGGACGGCACGTCGTGGACCGCCCTCGAGTACCTCGTCTACCTCAATGGTTCGCCTGAGACCGGCGGCCCCCACAAGGGCAAGCCGGCTATCATTGTGCCTGTTGGTATCGCATACTGCGACAAGACAAAGTACCGGAGCCGCCTTGCTGTCACGTGAGTTGTGgagcgagaagaagaagcatGCTGACGTTGTAGCTATGGCCCGGCCCTCTCGATGGACGCGTACCGGGAGGAGTTCTTGAGCACGCAGGAGGGCGCCAGCAAGTCTGCTGTTAAGCGCCTCACTGCCGACACCGCCCTGGAGCTGCACAAGATGACGGTCAACGCGCCCGACTGGGACACTGCGTTCGCCGCGCAGATGGCCCGCCAGCTGCTGTGGAAGTATGAGGATGACCTCGCGCTGGCCGACTATGTCGACGTCGCACAAACCCTCGTCGATCTCTTCTCGACAAAGGACAACGACCGCATCGACCGGCTCAAGGGCTTGCTGGTTACCTACCGTGACCTGTTGTTCTCGTCCAGACTGTCAAACTATGACCTCACCGACCTGCCCCTGCCCAAGTCGCTGGACCCATCGCGCCCCACGCCTCTTCCTGGACGATTGAGAACCCTCGCCATTCTCATCAAGGACACAATTGTCTGCCTGTTCCAGTTCCCGCTGTTCATCGCCCCATTTATCTTCAACCTGCCCATCTACGCCATCGGCATCTGGGGCGCCAGCCTCGCAGAGGACGAGATCGAGTCGCAGGCGCAGAACAAGATCTTCCTGGGTCTTTTCCTCAGCTTTTTGACCTTCCCCATTGCCTTCTTCATCTTCTTCTACCTCTTCTGGTCGGTTCCGTTCGGGTTTGTGTTTGCAGCTGGCTCTGTCTGGCTCCTGTCGCGGTACCACGCTGCGTTGATCGACTCCAACTACAATGCGTGAGTGTGTAAACCCCTGAACTGTCGCTGATCTTGCAGGCTCAAGAAGCTTATTGCCGCATGGCGAGTTCTTGTCGGCGTGTGGCTCGGCCCTGGTGTTGAGATGTCGCTCAACAAGTTTGTggacagcgccgcctcgtttGCGCCCAACCCTCCGGCTGTGGCTGGCCTCCCGCCGGGAACACCCAAGGAGAAGTACACCAAGCCCCAGCACCTGCCATCGCGCGTGCTTGTGCGCCACGTTCTCCGCACGCGTGTGCAGGCTGCACGCGAGCTGTCGGacgtgctgctcgagctcgaggaccaggATGCGCGCCTCAAGGCAAAGTACTGGCTTGCGGAGCGgtacggcggcgaggtgaccAACATCGACCACACGGACAATGTGCCCGAGTATGAGCGCCACTGGCCCCAGCGCGTGCGTGGTGCCCGCGAGGTTATCGCCTTCCTCCGTGGTCGCGGTGCGCGCTTCGCCTCTGCTGGGCGGGAAGAGCACTGGgctgccgcgtcgagcggcgacgagggggacgGCAAGAACGGCAAGACAGAGtagaagcagcagcagcaggagcagagtagaagcagcagcagcaggagcagcagcagcgtgtgGCGTGTGCAGtggtcggcgtggtcgtgtAGCAGCTAGATGTCGCTCGTCCGTGTTAATCTTGATGCATCTGGCATATGTGGCGCTCTAGTCCCTCTCTTCCCTACTGTGAAGTCGCGACGCCATCGTCGAGCTTCAACACCCGCCCATGCTTCCAtggcacctcgtcctcgtaaTGCGagaccacgaccacggcctgctccttgccctccttcttcATCTCGGCCCACTCCTGGACCAAGAAGGCGCGGCACGCCTCCCAGATCTCCTCGTCCATACCCTGCGTCGGCTCGTCAAGCAcaagcagcggcgggcgcgagacCACCGCGCGGAGGAAGAGCAGGAGTGCCTGCTGCGGGGGCGTGTAGTGCGCGAACATCTGTCTGCTGAGCTGCTTGGCCGTCGCGTCCGTTGGGCGGCCAGTACGGCTCTTGGCCAAGAAGGGCCGGAACGCCTCGAGCAGGTACAACACGCGCTCCTTCTGCCCCGGCGTCAACTTGCGCCGCGAAAACACCCCCTCGTACCCGCTCCccacggcgtcctcggcgtccaggCTCATGTTGCGCGGGAACGCGGCGAACACCTCGGGGCTGGTATGTCCGATCAGCGCGCGGAGtaccggcgtcggcgtctcgCGGCGCGGCTTGCCGAACAGCgtgagcgccgacgcggggaGCGCGAACGAGCGCGGGTGGTGCCCTAGCAGCACGGAGAGGAGCGTCGTCTTGCCGGATCctgcggggtcagctgtGACGAAGGTACGCGAGCTGGGACTCGAACCCACCGTTAGACCCCTGCAGGTGCCACCTGTCGCCCGGCCGAATGGCCCAGTCGACGTCCTtgaggacgcggcgcgcgccctcggcatAGGCCACATTGACGCCCTGGAGCTGGACgatcggctcggcggccgacgTGTCCTCCGCCTCGGGGACAGCAGCGTGGTGTTCCTCTCCCCTTGCGGCCCGCCTTGCCTCCCACTCGGCCCTAGGGCCGACCCacacgtcgccgccgcgcacctcgaccacgtcgGACACCCAGCTCgcgagcgtctcgtcgcccttgtcgcggagcacgacgacgatgcgcggctcgtccgcggcggcattcagctcgccgaggagcttgtcgacgcgTATGCGGCTTGGCGCGTCCAGGCCCGCCATGGGGTCCTCGAGGATCAGGAGCGCAGGCCGCGTCATGAGCGCCTGGGCTATGCGGGCGCGCCGGGTCTGGCCTGAGGACAGCGCGATCGCCGGCATGTCGACCAGCCGCCCGAGGTCCATGTACGCGACTGCTGCGGCGATGTTTTCTTCTGCCtgcgccgacgtgccgaACGCCGCGGACAGCTTCTCGCGTAGCGtgagcttgtcctcctcctgcagGGCGCCATAGCGCGCCGTGTAGTCTGTAAACTCGCCGGTggtcgacgggcgcgcgaacgcgaggtatcgcaccgcgcgccagtcctccgagctcgcgcgcggcggcacgggcagcTCGTTGACCggcagcgcgggcgagggcggcaggATACGGTGCCGGCCTAGGATTGTCTGGCGAGCGTGGGTCAGCGGGGTTGAACAGTCGATGCGTGctcacctcgacggcgagcctgcggccctcggcgtccccgACAATCGCCCACCCCTCGCTCCCGTCCCCGCTCACCCGCCACCCCGCCTCCGGaaagcgcagcagcgcgtccttggcctctgccgcctgcgccgagccgaAAGGGTGCaccgtggcggcggggggcagCTGGACGTGGGGCTTGGCCGCAGCCGTGGCGAGCCAGcgcaccgcggcgcgcggcatcgTGCGCGCGAGGGGGCGTATCTGTCGCAGTATTGTCGTGCGCATGGTTGTGGGGCGCAACGTGCTTGCGCTCGGAAGCCAAGCAGGTTATGTACAGTTGCAGCAGAGCTGCACACTCGGAAGTCGATTCAACTCGACATCTCTGgcccgacgtcggcgggcgagcgcggcggccgagatgAGATTatcgcccccgcgccgaaCATAGCGAGCAGCGATGATGATGCACATGACAtccggcgccgtggccgctTTTGGCTCGTGGGcgtgtcgcgccgcgcgccgcgccgagcttggcgcggtGTCTTGGTATAAGTACACCGGGTGTTCCGGTCGTCGATGCGCGTTGCGGCGGATAGATGACGGCGCGGCTGGAACTATCCAGGCTGGGtgtggccggcgcgacggctTTGTCGGGCCGCCCGCGGTCAACTTAGCGGCCGCACAGTGACGCCGTTGCGGGGAAGGAAACGCGAGcaagcaacgacgacgacgactgaaCAGACAACCAAACTACTAAACATTGAAAACACTTTGCATCAACCACACACCTCGGCTCAACGCACAAACCATGCCGCGCCGCATACCGCTCGAAGTGTGcatcgactcgctcgactcggccaaTGCGTACGTggtgcgcgagcgtcgtgcTAGCTAGCTGACATttgccagcgccgcgccgctcctctcCCCAGGCGACAGGTTCGAGGTGTGCTCGAgtctcctcgccggcggcggcttgaCGCCCAGCATCGGGCTGGTGCTAGTGCTCAAGGAGCTGTATCCCGACATTGCGCTGTTTGTGAGTGCTACTGCGCCAAGCTACAAGCTGGGCTCCCGCTGACGCGATCGCGTCGCGCAGGTCATGATCCGTCCGCGTCCCGGCTCGTTTGTCTACACtcacgccgaggtcgagatcaTGGCCGCGGACATCAAGGCGTTCCGCTCGGCGGGCGTAGACGGTATCGTCGTTGGCTGCCTCCaccccgacggcgaggtggacatCGAGACGACCCAGCTGTGAGTGGCTTTGGGCAcgcgttggcgagcgaggctACGACACTTCTTTTGCCGGAAgttcggcgccgcgccgcgctgtaCGCGGCCAGGCGCCGCAGcgggcaacgacgacgagatgacccgcgacgagcacgagctgaCCCGACCCCCCAGGTTGGCCGACGTCGCTGAGCCTCTGCCAGGTGAGTTGTTGGCGGACAAGGCCGGGCCAGCAACGCCAAGATGCATGCTGCGCATGGCGACCGTTTGCGCgactgcgtgcgtgcgccaccactcgctcacaccacagtAACGTTCCACCGCGCATTCGACGTCACGCCAGACTGGCAGCGAGGTGGGTTGCGCCGCTGTGTGCATCGCTGACTTTGGCAGCTGCCGACGACATCTCGTCCATCCGCGGCATCACGCGCATCCTCACCAGGTGAGTGACCAAaaggccgccgcagccacaTCCCCAGTGCAAACCCCGCTCCCCAATgagccccgccgccccgcgccactGCTAACACACACCCCAGCGGCCACTCTGCAACTGCCATCCAGGGCgcagccgagctcgacgaaCTCTTCCGCTACGTCCCACGGCACATCACCGTCATCCCCGCGTCCGGCCTGAatgccgacacgctcgccgagctgtggcgccgcgcgccgctgatATCCGAGGCCCACCTctccgccagcgcgccatATAACCCCggtccgacgccgaccctcgcgcgcggcgtcgccctcggcttTGGATCCGGCGACGAGTGGCGCTTGAATCCCcacaagctcgaggcggttgtcgacctcgcggaGCGCTacgccgagcgccacgcgccaTAACACTGTGTTCAGACGTTGCATTTTGGGCCAGCGCCGTGGTAATACTAGTGTACAATGACAACATTATGCAGGGGTTTTTGGATTTGGGGTGGATCATGCGATGATGGAGAGAAAAGTGGTCTATGAGAAGGTCGGCTTCTTGGGAAGCGACGCGAGCCCGCGCTGGAATGCCGCACTTTGGAACGGCTCGGTCCGTGCGCCACCTGcacggctgctgctcgtgtcGGGTGCCGAGcgtgggggaggggaagtAGATGTAGATTTGGGTGGTGCAGCGCCGTCCGTGTCCGGCTTGTCCGGGTTATCGGCCGGAAGTCGTGCATCGTCTGGCAGAGGGCTCGGCTCCGCACTAGTCTCCGCACTCGCCCCCGCGCTCGCAGACGCCGCAGCCtcagcgccgagggcgagctcgcgctggatCTCAGCTTCGAGggcttcggcctcggcgcgctctgGCGTCGGTGAGCGTCCCGGGCGCTGGGCCATGGtcgcgagcttggcctccaTGGCTGCGATCTGGGCCGCGGCACTGGGACGTCAGCTGGGTGGTCCTCACTGTGCCTCCACCGAACGCACCTCTGAGGCCGTTGCCGCGACTTGAGCAGCGACAACGTCGTTGGcttcgccgcctcgccgactcTCCGGCTCTTGGGGTACGCCAAGTcctctggcggcgcggcgttggcgtacGTGACCACGAGCTTGCGTCCGCGGAGGAGCCGGTCATGCAGCTTGACGAGGGCTTTGAGGGCCGCCTGCAATGTCAGCTCATTGTGTACGTACTGCGGAGCTTACATCCTGCGAGGCAAACTCGATGAACGCATACCCCCGCGGCTTGCCCTTGAGCGGGCCCGACTTGTGGATCATGAGATCGAGCTTTGTGATCTTTCCAAACTTGGAGAAGACCTGCACGAGCGTGTACTCGTCGACCGCGGGCGCGAGGTTGCCGACGAACAGGCGCTCGGGCTTGCCTGATCCCGATGCGGCGGGCTgtgatgccgacgccgacgccgacggccgcgacaacgacgacgagggcagggacatggtggtggtggggatgtTGTTTCCGAGATGTTGTTGTACCAGAAAGTTGCCACCTAAAGTCAAGCAACCCAGACAGGTCGGAGGATCTTGA
It contains:
- the rbm18 gene encoding putative RNA-binding protein 18, with amino-acid sequence MSLPSSSLSRPSASASASQPAASGSGKPERLFVGNLAPAVDEYTLVQVFSKFGKITKLDLMIHKSGPLKGKPRGYAFIEFASQDAALKALVKLHDRLLRGRKLVVTYANAAPPEDLAYPKSRRVGEAAKPTTLSLLKSRQRPQSAAAQIAAMEAKLATMAQRPGRSPTPERAEAEALEAEIQRELALGAEAAASASAGASAETSAEPSPLPDDARLPADNPDKPDTDGAAPPKSTSTSPPPRSAPDTSSSRAGGARTEPFQSAAFQRGLASLPKKPTFS
- the cutc-1 gene encoding Copper homeostasis protein cutC; amino-acid sequence: MPRRIPLEVCIDSLDSANAAAPLLSPGDRFEVCSSLLAGGGLTPSIGLVLVLKELYPDIALFVMIRPRPGSFVYTHAEVEIMAADIKAFRSAGVDGIVVGCLHPDGEVDIETTQLLADVAEPLPVTFHRAFDVTPDWQRAADDISSIRGITRILTSGHSATAIQGAAELDELFRYVPRHITVIPASGLNADTLAELWRRAPLISEAHLSASAPYNPGPTPTLARGVALGFGSGDEWRLNPHKLEAVVDLAERYAERHAP
- the GPT2 gene encoding Glycerol-3-phosphate O-acyltransferase 2; translated protein: MTFGFSHKPLVQLAGSAITSFYRKIEVYGAENVPDEGPIIFACTHTNMAIDPAILSNTIPHKHRLHYWVKDSLFKNPAMKAMLTNAGNIPVDRKTKNNQLLFRGTFEALAQDECIGVFPEGTSHTEPHLIPLKDGTSWTALEYLVYLNGSPETGGPHKGKPAIIVPVGIAYCDKTKYRSRLAVTYGPALSMDAYREEFLSTQEGASKSAVKRLTADTALELHKMTVNAPDWDTAFAAQMARQLLWKYEDDLALADYVDVAQTLVDLFSTKDNDRIDRLKGLLVTYRDLLFSSRLSNYDLTDLPLPKSLDPSRPTPLPGRLRTLAILIKDTIVCLFQFPLFIAPFIFNLPIYAIGIWGASLAEDEIESQAQNKIFLGLFLSFLTFPIAFFIFFYLFWSVPFGFVFAAGSVWLLSRYHAALIDSNYNALKKLIAAWRVLVGVWLGPGVEMSLNKFVDSAASFAPNPPAVAGLPPGTPKEKYTKPQHLPSRVLVRHVLRTRVQAARELSDVLLELEDQDARLKAKYWLAERYGGEVTNIDHTDNVPEYERHWPQRVRGAREVIAFLRGRGARFASAGREEHWAAASSGDEGDGKNGKTE
- the NOLC1 gene encoding Nucleolar and coiled-body phosphoprotein 1 — translated: MAENKALDTAVLSYLVARGFTRSTKAFEKEAGVAVAPEAEGQLLKAWAAAGLTAKAAAATDNDVDMDSGDESDSESSDSDSDSSSSDSDSDSDSDDESDSSDSSSDSDSSSDDESDDAKKVEAAVSKPTEPKDVPLPESDSSSSGSSSDSSSDSSSDSDSSSDSDSDSSDDGKKKASSSSSETLPDPANAKESSSSSSSSSSSSSSSSDSDSSSSSDSESDSDSESDSSSSSSSSSSSSSSSSSSSSSESEEEDKPKLGLGAKRARSPSTSSSSDSDDEPAKKRKVDESSSVPSSAPTSSSSSSANTSSVASPAPEFNAASASGSSTPRGSNGKPARGQGQRFERIKQENVTFHDFRLMDNSFESHIRNGANPNDFGARASRDLIVTRGDGFRKEKNKKKRGSYAGGDITLASHSIKFDD
- the SPAC323.04 gene encoding putative ABC transporter ATP-binding protein, producing MRTTILRQIRPLARTMPRAAVRWLATAAAKPHVQLPPAATVHPFGSAQAAEAKDALLRFPEAGWRVSGDGSEGWAIVGDAEGRRLAVETILGRHRILPPSPALPVNELPVPPRASSEDWRAVRYLAFARPSTTGEFTDYTARYGALQEEDKLTLREKLSAAFGTSAQAEENIAAAVAYMDLGRLVDMPAIALSSGQTRRARIAQALMTRPALLILEDPMAGLDAPSRIRVDKLLGELNAAADEPRIVVVLRDKGDETLASWVSDVVEVRGGDVWVGPRAEWEARRAARGEEHHAAVPEAEDTSAAEPIVQLQGVNVAYAEGARRVLKDVDWAIRPGDRWHLQGSNGSGKTTLLSVLLGHHPRSFALPASALTLFGKPRRETPTPVLRALIGHTSPEVFAAFPRNMSLDAEDAVGSGYEGVFSRRKLTPGQKERVLYLLEAFRPFLAKSRTGRPTDATAKQLSRQMFAHYTPPQQALLLFLRAVVSRPPLLVLDEPTQGMDEEIWEACRAFLVQEWAEMKKEGKEQAVVVVSHYEDEVPWKHGRVLKLDDGVATSQ